The following proteins are co-located in the Massilia litorea genome:
- the glyQ gene encoding glycine--tRNA ligase subunit alpha, whose translation MLTFQQIILTLQTYWDKQGCALLQPYDMEVGAGTFHTGTFLRAIGPEPWRAAYVQPSRRPKDGRYGENPNRLQHYYQYQVVLKPAPENILDLYLGSLEALGLDLKKNDVRFVEDDWESPTLGAWGLGWEVWLNGMEVTQFTYFQQVGGLDCKPVLGEITYGIERLAMYLQGVENVYDLVWTEWEENGQKKKLSYGDVFHQNEVEQSTYNFEHANTDLLFQAFANHESEAKRLIELELTLPAYEQIMKASHSFNMLDARGAISVTERAAYIGRVRTLSRLVAQAYYDSREKLGFPMAPNAAAAPAAA comes from the coding sequence ATGCTCACATTCCAACAAATCATTCTGACCTTGCAGACCTATTGGGACAAGCAAGGTTGCGCCCTGCTCCAGCCTTACGACATGGAAGTGGGCGCCGGCACCTTCCACACTGGCACCTTCTTGCGCGCAATTGGACCGGAGCCATGGCGCGCGGCCTATGTGCAGCCTTCGCGCCGCCCGAAGGATGGCCGTTACGGCGAGAACCCGAACCGTCTGCAACACTATTACCAGTACCAGGTGGTCCTGAAGCCGGCCCCGGAAAACATCCTCGATCTCTACCTCGGTTCGCTCGAGGCGCTGGGCCTGGACCTGAAAAAGAATGACGTGCGTTTCGTCGAAGACGACTGGGAAAGCCCGACCCTGGGCGCCTGGGGCCTGGGCTGGGAAGTCTGGCTGAACGGCATGGAAGTGACGCAGTTCACCTATTTCCAGCAAGTGGGCGGCCTCGATTGCAAGCCGGTGCTGGGCGAAATCACCTATGGCATCGAGCGTCTTGCCATGTACCTGCAGGGCGTGGAAAACGTCTACGACCTGGTCTGGACCGAGTGGGAAGAGAATGGCCAGAAGAAGAAGCTGTCGTACGGCGACGTCTTCCACCAGAACGAAGTCGAGCAGTCGACCTATAACTTCGAGCACGCCAACACCGATCTGCTGTTCCAGGCTTTCGCCAACCACGAGTCGGAAGCCAAGCGCCTGATCGAACTGGAGCTGACGCTGCCGGCCTACGAGCAGATCATGAAGGCTTCGCACAGCTTCAACATGCTCGATGCACGCGGTGCTATCTCCGTGACCGAGCGCGCCGCCTACATCGGCCGCGTGCGCACGCTGTCGCGCCTGGTCGCCCAGGCCTATTACGATTCGCGCGAGAAGCTCGGCTTCCCGATGGCACCGAACGCCGCTGCCGCCCCAGCCGCTGCCTGA
- the glyS gene encoding glycine--tRNA ligase subunit beta, which yields MNQTLLVELQTEELPPKALVKLGAAFAAGIANGLKARDFLDADSVVTPYATPRRLAVSITRVRATSPDKSIREKVLPVSVALDKEGNPSAPLAKKLAALGFPELRIADLERAQDGKAESFFYTYTAPGSALAGGLQEVLADTVAKLPIPKVMSYQRPDGATVQFVRPVHLLLALFGEQVLPLTLLGLDAGRLTMGHRFLSHGQSIAITHADKYATILENEGKVMAGADARKESIRAQLLEKAGADQVLMPESLLDEVAALVEWPVVYECRFEDAFLSVPQECLILTMQTNQKYFALTDSEGKLRSRFLIVSNIATDDPQHIVGGNERVVRPRLSDAKFFFEQDKKKSLESRLPQLANVVYHNKLGTQAERTERVTRLAGAIAKRLGYDVALAERGARLAKADLLTDMVGEFPELQGIMGTYYARHDGEPDEVALAASEHYQPRFAGDKLPSTNTGLVVALADKLETLVGIWAIGLQPTGEKDPFALRRHALGVMRMLVEKRLPLAISELLADAANVFAGQAAFKDPREEVGAFMLDRLRGMLRERGFTPNEVEAVLAQNPDRVDDVVQRLEAVQAFAALPESASLAAANKRITNILKKTDAAIGTVSQELLQEEAERKLAGAIERVRPQVDAAFASGDFAGTLKTLAQLRDDVDAFFNDVMVMAEDQALRNNRLALLSSLHGMMNRVADISKLAA from the coding sequence ATGAATCAAACACTCCTCGTCGAACTGCAGACCGAAGAACTGCCGCCGAAAGCACTCGTCAAACTGGGCGCGGCCTTTGCCGCCGGTATCGCCAATGGCCTCAAGGCCCGCGACTTCCTGGACGCCGACAGCGTCGTCACCCCTTACGCCACACCGCGCCGCCTGGCCGTCTCGATCACCAGGGTGCGCGCGACCTCGCCCGACAAATCGATCCGTGAAAAAGTGCTGCCGGTCTCGGTCGCCCTCGACAAGGAAGGCAACCCGAGCGCGCCGCTGGCCAAGAAGCTGGCGGCCCTGGGCTTCCCCGAGCTGCGCATCGCCGACCTCGAACGCGCCCAGGACGGTAAAGCGGAAAGCTTCTTCTACACCTATACCGCACCGGGCAGCGCGCTTGCCGGCGGCCTGCAGGAGGTGCTGGCCGACACCGTCGCCAAGCTGCCGATCCCGAAAGTCATGAGCTACCAGCGCCCCGACGGCGCCACCGTGCAGTTCGTGCGTCCGGTACACCTGCTGCTCGCCCTGTTTGGCGAACAGGTGCTGCCACTGACCCTGCTCGGTCTCGATGCCGGCCGCCTGACCATGGGCCACCGCTTCCTGTCGCACGGCCAGTCGATCGCGATCACGCATGCCGACAAGTACGCGACCATCCTCGAGAACGAGGGCAAGGTCATGGCCGGCGCCGACGCACGCAAGGAAAGCATCCGCGCCCAGCTGCTTGAAAAAGCGGGCGCCGACCAGGTGTTGATGCCGGAATCGCTGCTCGACGAAGTCGCGGCCCTGGTCGAGTGGCCGGTGGTTTACGAATGCCGCTTCGAGGACGCCTTCCTCTCCGTGCCCCAGGAATGCCTGATCCTCACCATGCAGACGAACCAGAAATACTTCGCGCTGACCGACAGCGAAGGCAAGCTGCGTTCGCGCTTCCTGATCGTCTCGAATATTGCGACCGACGACCCGCAGCACATCGTCGGCGGCAACGAGCGCGTCGTGCGCCCGCGCTTGTCGGACGCCAAGTTCTTCTTCGAGCAGGACAAGAAGAAGAGCCTCGAATCGCGCCTGCCGCAGCTGGCGAACGTGGTCTACCACAACAAGCTGGGCACCCAGGCCGAGCGCACCGAGCGCGTGACCAGACTCGCCGGCGCCATCGCCAAACGCCTCGGCTACGACGTGGCCCTGGCCGAACGCGGCGCGCGCCTGGCCAAGGCCGACCTGCTGACCGACATGGTCGGCGAATTCCCCGAGCTGCAAGGCATCATGGGGACCTATTACGCGCGCCACGACGGCGAGCCGGATGAAGTGGCGCTGGCCGCATCCGAACACTATCAGCCGCGCTTCGCCGGCGACAAGCTGCCCTCCACCAATACCGGCCTGGTGGTCGCGCTGGCCGATAAACTGGAAACCCTGGTCGGCATCTGGGCCATCGGCCTGCAGCCGACTGGAGAGAAGGATCCGTTCGCGCTGCGCCGCCACGCACTGGGCGTGATGCGCATGCTGGTGGAAAAACGCCTGCCTCTCGCGATCTCGGAGCTGCTGGCGGACGCCGCCAACGTCTTCGCCGGGCAAGCTGCATTTAAAGATCCGCGCGAGGAAGTCGGCGCCTTCATGCTCGATCGCCTGCGCGGCATGCTGCGCGAGCGCGGCTTTACGCCGAACGAAGTGGAAGCGGTGCTGGCCCAGAACCCGGACCGCGTCGACGACGTGGTGCAGCGCCTGGAAGCGGTGCAGGCCTTCGCCGCCCTGCCGGAAAGTGCCTCGCTGGCCGCGGCCAACAAGCGCATCACCAACATCCTGAAAAAGACCGATGCCGCCATCGGGACCGTCTCGCAGGAACTGCTGCAGGAAGAAGCCGAGCGCAAGCTGGCGGGTGCGATCGAACGGGTGCGTCCGCAGGTCGACGCGGCCTTCGCAAGCGGCGACTTCGCCGGCACGCTGAAAACCCTGGCCCAGCTGCGCGACGACGTCGACGCCTTCTTCAACGACGTGATGGTGATGGCCGAGGACCAGGCGCTGCGCAACAACCGCCTGGCGCTGCTGTCGTCGCTGCACGGCATGATGAACCGCGTGGCCGACATCTCGAAGCTGGCCGCGTAA
- the lnt gene encoding apolipoprotein N-acyltransferase produces MLRRRPASTPVPVVRGAHPSLRELVVAGLAGGASLFSFEPFGWWPLQFLLLAYFFYRVGLGNHVKRATLLGWAFGFGWSVAGMHWLYIALNRFGGLPAILSAIAICLLGLYMGLFGAFAAGSATWLRRRWSLPLVSFVLLVLPVTWGVSEWMRGWVFTGFPWASSGYAHNVAPLGGFAPLIGVYGIGVLVAVCAGCLVMLTQRARPLAIGLFCALLACGYGLRQIDWTHPSGAPISVRLLQGDIPQDEKFSNEHLQKILDRYQQLLTAQPADLVAAPETAIPVFPHQLPSGYLAHLGDYAKQSGSHLVFGIPLMDSATDYANSVASLGPQGESFRYDKHHLVPFGEFIPTGFRWFTDLMHIPLGDFTRGAAVQQPFKVKDQLVLPNVCYEDVFGEEIAAQLRGAAQPATLLLNVSNLAWYGESVAIPQHLQISRMRSLETGRPMLRATNNGATAIIDGKGNVAQTIPYFRQGVLAAKVQGMAGMTPYIRFGNYAFLLLGALALLGAWFSGRNYLKKKANAE; encoded by the coding sequence ATGCTGCGCCGCCGTCCCGCCAGCACGCCCGTGCCAGTGGTGCGGGGCGCGCATCCTTCCCTGCGTGAGTTAGTCGTTGCCGGCCTCGCCGGCGGCGCTTCCCTGTTTTCCTTCGAGCCCTTCGGCTGGTGGCCGCTGCAGTTCCTGCTGCTGGCTTACTTCTTCTACCGGGTCGGGCTCGGCAATCATGTGAAACGCGCGACCCTGCTCGGCTGGGCCTTCGGCTTCGGCTGGTCGGTGGCGGGCATGCACTGGCTGTATATCGCCCTGAACCGTTTCGGCGGCTTGCCGGCGATCCTCTCCGCCATCGCCATCTGCCTGCTCGGTCTGTACATGGGCCTGTTCGGGGCCTTTGCCGCCGGCAGCGCCACCTGGCTGCGCCGGCGCTGGTCGCTGCCATTGGTCAGCTTCGTGCTGCTGGTCCTGCCGGTCACCTGGGGCGTGTCCGAATGGATGCGCGGCTGGGTGTTTACCGGTTTTCCCTGGGCTTCCTCGGGCTATGCGCACAACGTCGCGCCGCTGGGTGGCTTTGCGCCGCTGATCGGCGTGTACGGCATCGGCGTGCTGGTCGCGGTCTGCGCCGGCTGCCTCGTGATGCTGACCCAGCGCGCGCGACCGCTGGCGATCGGCCTGTTCTGCGCCCTGCTCGCTTGCGGCTATGGCTTGCGCCAGATCGACTGGACCCATCCGTCCGGCGCCCCGATCTCGGTGCGCCTGCTGCAAGGCGACATCCCGCAGGACGAGAAGTTCAGCAACGAACACCTGCAAAAGATCCTGGACCGTTACCAGCAACTGCTGACGGCGCAGCCGGCCGACCTGGTCGCCGCCCCGGAAACGGCCATTCCCGTGTTCCCGCACCAGCTGCCGAGCGGCTACCTGGCGCACCTGGGCGACTACGCGAAACAAAGCGGCAGCCACCTGGTGTTCGGCATCCCGCTGATGGACAGCGCCACCGACTACGCCAACAGCGTCGCCAGCCTGGGGCCGCAAGGCGAATCCTTCCGCTACGACAAGCATCATCTCGTGCCCTTCGGCGAGTTCATCCCGACCGGCTTCCGCTGGTTCACCGACCTGATGCACATTCCGTTGGGCGATTTTACGCGCGGTGCCGCAGTCCAGCAGCCGTTCAAGGTGAAGGACCAGCTGGTGCTGCCGAATGTCTGTTATGAGGACGTGTTCGGCGAGGAAATCGCCGCCCAGCTGCGCGGCGCGGCGCAACCGGCGACTTTGCTGCTGAACGTGTCGAACCTGGCCTGGTACGGCGAATCGGTGGCGATTCCGCAGCACCTGCAGATTTCGCGGATGCGCTCGCTCGAAACGGGGCGGCCGATGCTGCGTGCGACGAACAACGGCGCCACGGCGATCATCGACGGCAAGGGCAATGTCGCGCAAACGATCCCTTACTTCCGCCAGGGCGTGCTCGCGGCGAAGGTACAAGGCATGGCCGGCATGACGCCCTACATTCGCTTCGGCAACTATGCCTTCCTGCTGCTGGGCGCGCTGGCCCTGTTGGGCGCCTGGTTTTCCGGGCGCAATTACCTCAAGAAAAAGGCCAATGCTGAATAG
- the gmhB gene encoding D-glycero-beta-D-manno-heptose 1,7-bisphosphate 7-phosphatase has translation MKLIILDRDGVINHDSPDFIKSPAEWIPIPGSLEAIARLNQAGYRVIIASNQSGIARELFDMQTLNAIHQKMHNAAQQVGADIDAVFFCPHAAIDNCDCRKPKAGMFEEISKRFKVSLKGVPTVGDSLRDLQAGFISGCLPNLVLTGKGEKTHETGGLPPGTQVFPDLAAMVTSLLKSSARPQPN, from the coding sequence ATGAAGCTGATCATCCTCGACCGCGACGGGGTCATCAACCATGACTCCCCGGATTTTATTAAAAGCCCGGCGGAGTGGATTCCGATTCCCGGCTCGCTCGAGGCGATCGCGCGCCTCAACCAGGCCGGCTACCGGGTCATCATCGCCTCGAACCAGTCCGGCATCGCGCGCGAACTGTTCGACATGCAGACGCTGAACGCGATCCACCAGAAGATGCACAACGCCGCCCAGCAGGTCGGCGCCGACATCGACGCGGTGTTCTTCTGCCCGCACGCGGCGATCGACAACTGCGACTGCAGGAAACCGAAGGCCGGCATGTTCGAGGAGATCAGCAAGCGTTTTAAAGTCAGCCTGAAGGGCGTGCCGACGGTCGGCGATTCGCTGCGCGACCTGCAGGCCGGCTTCATCAGCGGCTGCCTGCCCAACCTGGTCCTGACCGGCAAGGGCGAAAAAACCCACGAGACCGGGGGCCTGCCGCCCGGCACCCAGGTCTTCCCCGACCTGGCCGCGATGGTGACAAGCCTGCTGAAAAGCAGCGCCCGCCCTCAGCCCAACTAA
- a CDS encoding YcxB family protein produces MSSLNRPEPGGSSKPMAMVAHGATDGAGDAYFGSSGAPALPTVATALGDLHFFVRYSLREYIGFMWQHGGFLIRRRRIRWPASFYWRIRSTASAALNFVLLGRGRRTYEFTIDEHGIVRTSGGVTLIGWSDVTAVRTYSRGFMMVLKRGTLPIPFRCLNEAQRGAMRGLAEARRDHVLR; encoded by the coding sequence ATGTCGTCGTTAAATCGCCCGGAACCAGGCGGCAGCAGCAAGCCGATGGCCATGGTGGCGCATGGAGCAACCGATGGCGCCGGTGACGCTTACTTTGGATCCTCGGGCGCGCCCGCCTTGCCGACGGTCGCCACCGCCCTGGGCGACCTGCATTTCTTCGTACGCTATTCGCTGCGCGAATACATCGGCTTCATGTGGCAGCACGGCGGCTTCCTGATCCGCCGCCGCCGCATCCGCTGGCCGGCCAGCTTCTACTGGCGCATCAGGAGCACGGCCAGCGCGGCCCTGAATTTCGTGCTGCTCGGACGCGGACGCCGCACCTACGAATTCACCATCGACGAACACGGCATCGTGCGCACCAGCGGCGGCGTGACCCTGATCGGCTGGTCCGACGTGACGGCGGTGCGCACCTATTCGCGCGGCTTCATGATGGTCCTGAAACGCGGGACGCTGCCGATTCCGTTTCGCTGCCTGAACGAGGCGCAGCGCGGGGCGATGCGCGGGCTGGCAGAGGCGCGGCGCGATCACGTGCTGAGGTAA
- the waaA gene encoding lipid IV(A) 3-deoxy-D-manno-octulosonic acid transferase, whose product MNRTLYSFLWWLALPIVLARLWWRGRKEPGYRGHVGERLGFYDDVAPARMTFMVHAVSVGETRAAEPLVEALLAGWPGSRVLLTHMTPTGRATGRALFAKHGARVIQSYLPYDTGFMVRRFLRHYAPRICILMETEVWPNLIAGCAARQVPVALVNARLSERSLRRGQRFGTLMSEAARAITVVAAQTEADAQRIRSLGAPKVAITGSIKFDVVPPQAALATGTRLRARLNGRPVFLCASTREGEEVLILDAYTRLKDRPAGMLLAIVPRHPQRFDEVAQLVRARGLSLQRRSDMNEAAVDAAVEADVLLGDSMGEMFAYYAACDCAYIGGSLLPLGGQNLIEACALGKPVLVGEHTFNFLDATEEAVTAGAALRVPDADSLLAQAVRLLCDAHARTEMGTHAADFASRHRGATLRTVELLQQEFE is encoded by the coding sequence ATGAACCGCACACTGTATTCCTTCCTGTGGTGGCTGGCGCTGCCGATCGTGCTGGCGCGCCTGTGGTGGCGCGGACGCAAGGAGCCCGGTTACCGCGGCCACGTAGGCGAGCGCCTGGGCTTCTACGACGACGTGGCGCCTGCGCGCATGACCTTCATGGTGCACGCCGTGTCGGTCGGCGAGACGCGCGCCGCCGAGCCGCTGGTCGAAGCGCTGCTGGCAGGGTGGCCCGGGAGCCGCGTGCTGCTGACCCACATGACGCCGACCGGCCGCGCCACCGGCCGCGCGCTGTTTGCGAAACACGGCGCGCGCGTCATTCAATCCTATCTTCCTTACGACACCGGCTTCATGGTGCGGCGCTTCCTGCGCCACTATGCGCCGCGCATCTGCATCCTGATGGAGACCGAAGTCTGGCCGAACCTGATCGCCGGCTGCGCCGCACGGCAGGTGCCGGTGGCGCTGGTGAACGCGCGCCTGTCCGAGCGCTCGCTGCGCCGCGGCCAGCGTTTCGGTACCTTGATGTCGGAGGCAGCACGGGCGATCACCGTCGTGGCGGCGCAGACCGAAGCGGACGCGCAGCGCATCCGTTCGCTTGGCGCGCCGAAGGTGGCGATTACCGGCAGCATCAAGTTCGACGTCGTGCCGCCGCAGGCGGCGCTGGCCACCGGCACCCGGCTGCGCGCACGCCTCAATGGCCGTCCGGTCTTCCTGTGCGCCAGCACGCGTGAAGGCGAAGAAGTCCTGATCCTCGACGCCTATACGCGTTTGAAAGACCGGCCCGCCGGCATGCTGCTGGCCATCGTGCCGCGCCACCCGCAGCGCTTCGACGAAGTTGCGCAACTGGTGCGTGCACGCGGCCTGTCGCTGCAGCGCCGTTCGGACATGAACGAGGCCGCGGTCGACGCCGCGGTGGAAGCCGATGTACTGCTGGGCGACTCGATGGGCGAGATGTTCGCCTATTACGCGGCCTGCGACTGTGCCTACATCGGCGGCAGCCTGCTGCCGCTCGGCGGACAGAACCTGATCGAGGCCTGCGCGCTGGGTAAACCGGTGCTGGTGGGCGAACACACCTTCAATTTCCTCGACGCGACCGAGGAAGCGGTCACGGCCGGTGCGGCGCTGCGCGTGCCCGACGCGGACAGCCTGCTGGCGCAGGCCGTGCGCCTGTTATGCGATGCGCATGCGCGCACCGAAATGGGCACCCATGCGGCGGATTTTGCAAGCCGCCACCGTGGCGCGACCCTGCGCACTGTTGAACTCTTGCAACAGGAATTTGAGTAG
- a CDS encoding HlyC/CorC family transporter, whose product MPEYPSDVRSDAKPHRSLFERLTALISPEPENRTELLEVLHEAHERNLIDADALSMIEGVFQVSDLSARDIMVPRSQMDVIDITDPIEEWLPIVLETQHSRFPAIEGERDKVVGILLAKDLLRYYTEKSFDVRAMLRPAIFIPESKRLNVLLRDFRANHNHMAIVVDEYSGVAGLITIEDVLEQIVGDIEDEYDFDEEEDNVLSVKEGQLGPRWRVKALTEIDQFNEEIGVDLPEDEADTIGGFVAGHLGRMPHKGEEFTLRNLRFEVLRADARQIHVLLVEKLPHTQHARDDDD is encoded by the coding sequence ATGCCCGAGTATCCCAGTGACGTCCGATCGGACGCCAAACCCCACCGGTCGCTCTTCGAACGACTGACCGCACTCATCTCCCCTGAGCCAGAAAATCGCACTGAGCTGCTCGAAGTGCTGCACGAAGCACACGAGCGCAACCTCATCGACGCCGATGCCTTGTCGATGATCGAGGGTGTGTTCCAGGTCTCCGACCTGTCCGCGCGCGACATCATGGTGCCCCGTTCCCAGATGGACGTGATCGACATCACCGATCCGATCGAGGAATGGCTGCCGATCGTGCTGGAAACCCAGCACTCGCGCTTCCCCGCCATCGAAGGCGAGCGCGACAAGGTCGTCGGCATCCTGCTGGCCAAGGATTTGCTGCGCTATTACACGGAGAAATCGTTCGACGTGCGCGCCATGCTGCGTCCGGCGATTTTCATTCCCGAGTCGAAGCGCCTGAACGTGCTGTTGCGCGATTTCCGCGCCAACCACAACCACATGGCCATCGTCGTCGACGAGTACAGCGGCGTGGCCGGCCTGATCACGATCGAAGACGTGCTGGAACAGATCGTCGGCGACATCGAGGACGAATACGACTTCGATGAGGAAGAAGATAACGTTCTTTCCGTCAAGGAAGGCCAATTGGGCCCGCGCTGGCGCGTAAAAGCGCTGACCGAGATCGACCAGTTCAACGAAGAAATCGGCGTCGACCTGCCGGAAGACGAAGCCGACACCATCGGTGGCTTCGTGGCCGGCCACCTGGGCCGGATGCCGCACAAGGGGGAGGAATTCACCCTGCGTAATCTGCGCTTCGAGGTGCTGCGCGCCGACGCGCGCCAGATCCACGTCCTGCTGGTCGAAAAGCTGCCGCACACGCAGCACGCCCGCGACGACGACGATTGA
- a CDS encoding lysophospholipid acyltransferase family protein, whose amino-acid sequence MVVATVVWACVCFLVAPLPYNKRFWVTSRWNVFIIWCAKVICGIRYQFKGYENLPDAPAIVLSKHQSAWETIFLLPNLIRPLVFVFKKEILYIPFFGWAMALLRMIPIDRSEGKNAFAHVVRHGKRRLADGQWIIMFPEGTRIPVGKKGKYKSGGARLAVETQAVVVPIAHNSGECWPKNSFIKRPGLVTVSIGKPISPQHHTPDSLMQEVENWIESEMRVISPHVYTGG is encoded by the coding sequence ATGGTGGTCGCCACCGTGGTCTGGGCCTGCGTCTGCTTCCTGGTCGCCCCGCTTCCCTACAACAAGCGCTTCTGGGTGACCTCGCGCTGGAACGTCTTCATCATCTGGTGCGCGAAAGTCATTTGCGGCATCCGCTACCAGTTCAAGGGCTACGAGAACCTGCCGGACGCGCCGGCCATCGTGCTGTCGAAACACCAGTCGGCCTGGGAGACGATCTTCCTGCTGCCGAACCTGATCCGCCCGCTGGTCTTCGTCTTCAAGAAGGAAATCCTCTACATCCCCTTCTTCGGCTGGGCGATGGCGCTGCTGCGCATGATCCCGATCGACCGCAGCGAAGGCAAGAACGCCTTTGCCCACGTGGTCCGCCACGGCAAGCGGCGCCTGGCCGACGGCCAGTGGATCATCATGTTCCCGGAGGGGACGCGCATCCCTGTTGGAAAAAAGGGAAAGTACAAGAGCGGCGGTGCGCGCCTGGCTGTAGAAACCCAAGCCGTGGTCGTGCCGATCGCGCATAATTCAGGTGAGTGCTGGCCGAAGAATTCCTTCATCAAGCGGCCAGGACTCGTGACGGTCTCGATTGGCAAACCGATATCGCCGCAACACCACACTCCCGACAGTCTGATGCAAGAGGTCGAAAATTGGATAGAATCAGAAATGCGCGTCATTTCGCCCCACGTCTACACCGGTGGCTGA
- the waaC gene encoding lipopolysaccharide heptosyltransferase I — MHVKILLVRVSSLGDVLHNLPMVADLLRRHPQATIDWVVEEGYVSLVRLNPHVRKIIPFALRRWRKGLRSPAVRAEIKAFFSTLREEEYDLVFDTQGLLKTGIIMGAARIKRGGRKVGLANGSEGSGYEGISRLFHTESVPLDPRTHAVARGRLVAGTALGYPVDTAPDFGLPPPESTQRPHWLPHEPFAVFFHGTARDAKKWAPANWIATGLALSPMPVLLPWGSEGEKREAEALAARLPNARVLPKLSMMDAVTLAQQAALAIGVDTGLTHIAAAFYRPTVEIYADSPKWKTEGNWSPRIVNLGDQGAPPSSAEVIAAARGLLGVQ; from the coding sequence CTGCTGGTGCGGGTGTCGTCCCTGGGCGACGTCCTGCACAACCTGCCGATGGTGGCCGACCTCCTGCGCCGCCATCCGCAGGCGACAATCGACTGGGTCGTGGAAGAGGGCTATGTCAGCCTCGTGCGCCTGAACCCGCACGTGCGCAAGATTATCCCGTTCGCGCTGCGGCGCTGGCGCAAGGGCCTGCGCAGTCCCGCGGTGCGCGCCGAGATCAAGGCCTTCTTCTCTACCTTGCGCGAAGAAGAATACGATCTCGTCTTCGACACCCAGGGTTTATTAAAAACCGGGATCATCATGGGCGCCGCGCGCATCAAGCGCGGCGGGCGCAAGGTGGGCCTTGCCAACGGCAGCGAGGGCTCCGGCTACGAGGGCATCTCGCGACTCTTCCACACCGAGAGCGTCCCGCTCGACCCGCGCACCCATGCGGTCGCGCGCGGGCGCCTGGTGGCCGGCACGGCGCTCGGCTACCCGGTCGACACCGCACCCGACTTCGGCCTGCCGCCGCCCGAGTCCACCCAGCGTCCCCACTGGCTGCCGCATGAGCCATTTGCCGTCTTCTTCCACGGCACCGCGCGCGACGCCAAGAAGTGGGCGCCCGCGAACTGGATCGCCACCGGCCTGGCCTTGTCGCCGATGCCGGTGCTGCTGCCCTGGGGCTCGGAAGGAGAGAAGCGCGAAGCCGAGGCGCTGGCCGCCCGGCTGCCGAATGCGCGCGTGCTGCCGAAGCTGTCGATGATGGATGCCGTGACGCTGGCGCAGCAGGCGGCGCTGGCGATCGGGGTCGACACCGGACTGACCCACATCGCGGCCGCCTTCTACCGGCCGACGGTCGAGATCTATGCCGATTCGCCGAAATGGAAGACCGAGGGCAACTGGTCGCCGCGCATCGTCAACCTCGGCGACCAGGGCGCGCCGCCCTCCAGCGCCGAGGTGATCGCCGCCGCGCGCGGCCTGCTGGGCGTGCAATGA
- a CDS encoding M48 family metallopeptidase, with amino-acid sequence MNSPKTDGPQLDLFSQERTAQDPFAALVPAARPAPVPPPPQPLFKAPPAPPRINLPSPPRTPEDPPLRRIVLGHYAVDYELKRSARRSIGFMIDDDGLHVTAPRRAILPDIDNAIRAKQRWILTKLHERGERRAKRAERVPLVWEDGARLPYLGGEIVLRLQPAARSHCVFDAQTRELNVGVTPGLSEWQLKERIKLWFQAEAKRLFVERLDFYAPQLGVRYSALTLSSAGTRWGSCTVGGSIRLNWRLVHYALALLDYVVVHELAHLREMNHSPRFWAVVGSVYADYDGARLELRRRSHEMPVLFTD; translated from the coding sequence ATGAATTCCCCCAAGACCGACGGGCCCCAGCTCGACCTTTTTAGCCAGGAACGGACCGCCCAGGACCCGTTCGCAGCGCTGGTGCCGGCCGCAAGGCCGGCGCCGGTGCCGCCGCCTCCGCAGCCCCTGTTCAAGGCGCCTCCTGCGCCGCCCCGCATCAATCTGCCCTCTCCGCCGCGCACGCCCGAGGATCCGCCCCTGCGGCGCATCGTGCTGGGCCACTACGCGGTCGACTACGAACTGAAACGCTCGGCGCGCCGCTCGATCGGCTTCATGATCGACGACGACGGCCTGCACGTGACGGCGCCGCGGCGCGCCATCCTGCCCGACATCGACAACGCGATCCGCGCCAAGCAGCGCTGGATCCTGACCAAGCTGCACGAACGCGGCGAGCGCCGCGCCAAGCGCGCCGAGCGCGTGCCGCTGGTCTGGGAAGACGGCGCACGCCTGCCCTACCTGGGTGGCGAAATCGTGCTGCGCCTGCAGCCGGCCGCGCGCAGCCACTGCGTATTCGATGCGCAGACCCGTGAACTGAATGTCGGCGTGACGCCGGGACTGTCGGAGTGGCAGCTGAAGGAACGCATCAAGCTGTGGTTCCAGGCCGAAGCCAAGCGCCTGTTCGTCGAGCGCCTCGACTTCTATGCGCCGCAGCTCGGCGTGCGCTACAGCGCGCTGACGCTGTCCTCGGCCGGCACGCGCTGGGGATCATGCACGGTGGGCGGCAGCATCCGCCTGAACTGGCGCCTGGTGCACTATGCGCTGGCGCTGCTCGATTACGTGGTGGTGCACGAACTGGCGCACTTGCGCGAGATGAACCACAGCCCGCGCTTCTGGGCGGTCGTCGGGTCGGTGTATGCGGATTACGACGGGGCGCGGCTGGAGCTACGCAGGCGCTCGCATGAGATGCCGGTGTTGTTTACGGATTGA